The following are encoded together in the Phragmites australis chromosome 19, lpPhrAust1.1, whole genome shotgun sequence genome:
- the LOC133901033 gene encoding uncharacterized protein LOC133901033: MEAIKTMHVGVERIRKAKASTLRRNFDTLKFHNGETVEEFGVRITGITNQLAVLGNSYDEEEVVRKFLQALPPGYEQIAMSIETLLDLSMVSVEELIGRLKAAEERHGLA, translated from the coding sequence ATGGAGGCGATCAAGACGATGCATGTCGGCGTTGAGCGCATCCGCAAGGCGAAGGCGAGCACTCTTCGTCGCAATTTCGACACCCTCAAGTTCCACAACGGAGAGACGGTGGAAGAATTCGGCGTCCGCATCACCGGTATCACAAACCAGCTCGCGGTCCTCGGCAACAGCtacgatgaggaggaggtcgtTCGCAAGTTTCTTCAAGCCCTTCCACCCGGGTACGAGCAGATCGCCATGTCGATCGAAACCTTGCTTGATCTCAGCATGGTGTCAGTGGAGGAGCTGATCGGGCGGctcaaggcggcggaggagcgccACGGCCTCGCTTAG